A DNA window from Mesorhizobium sp. C432A contains the following coding sequences:
- a CDS encoding metal-sensing transcriptional repressor produces MNERPHVHETHPAIIKRLKRADGHLRGIVEMIEAGRPCLDIAQQLHAVEKAIAQAKKTLIQDHLNHCLEDVVGPLALEQRRSIDEFKDITKYL; encoded by the coding sequence ATGAATGAGCGTCCCCACGTCCACGAAACCCATCCTGCCATCATCAAGCGGCTGAAGCGCGCCGACGGCCATCTGCGCGGGATCGTCGAGATGATCGAGGCCGGCCGACCGTGCCTCGACATCGCCCAGCAACTTCATGCCGTGGAGAAGGCCATCGCCCAGGCGAAGAAGACGCTGATCCAAGACCACCTCAACCACTGCCTTGAGGACGTCGTCGGACCGCTGGCGCTCGAGCAGCGCCGCTCGATCGACGAGTTCAAAGATATCACCAAGTACCTGTGA
- a CDS encoding cation diffusion facilitator family transporter: MMDKVRDWFGFGPMTHGMGGHGHDHGEGGHGHTHGVIDPTIATTTRGIWAIKWSFVVLAITAALQLVVVFLSGSVALLADTIHNVGDAVTAIPLWVAFMLARRQPSKTFTYGLGRVEDLAGILIVLIILFSAIVAGYEAIDRLINPQPIAFLGWVAIAGIIGFLGNEAVAVFRIRVGREINSAALIADGYHARTDGFTSLAVVLGAIGVWLGFPLADPIIGLLITVAIFAIVWQSSKAVLTRMLDGVEPGIVDEIHHAAEHVPGIERVQSVQARWIGHRLHADVAISVADAATAKDVLGVTEALKEELFAHLPALAEANVRLESPAGSAEKGTEPSHAHGHHAPEPFKVDCDLAAGTLEIVDTPAGERMRLTIDRHADDLTATVIIDRPEGPETLHLDPVADNHHRLESTLAPAEPHEFEARLVLKAKDREQVLPFKMVEPEGHHH; encoded by the coding sequence ATAATGGACAAAGTTCGCGATTGGTTCGGATTCGGCCCGATGACGCATGGCATGGGCGGCCACGGACATGATCACGGCGAGGGCGGCCATGGTCACACCCATGGCGTCATCGACCCGACGATCGCCACGACTACGCGCGGCATCTGGGCGATCAAATGGTCATTCGTCGTTCTGGCCATCACGGCGGCGCTTCAGCTCGTGGTCGTGTTCCTCTCCGGCAGCGTGGCACTGCTGGCCGACACGATCCACAATGTCGGCGACGCGGTCACCGCCATCCCATTGTGGGTCGCCTTCATGCTGGCCCGTCGCCAACCGAGCAAGACGTTCACCTACGGGCTGGGCCGCGTCGAGGATCTGGCCGGAATTCTGATTGTCCTCATCATCCTGTTCAGCGCCATCGTTGCCGGCTACGAGGCGATCGACCGGTTGATCAATCCGCAGCCGATCGCATTTCTCGGCTGGGTCGCCATAGCCGGCATCATCGGTTTCTTAGGCAACGAAGCCGTTGCAGTGTTCCGTATCCGGGTCGGCCGCGAGATCAACAGCGCGGCGCTGATCGCGGATGGCTACCATGCGCGCACCGACGGCTTTACCAGTCTGGCGGTTGTGCTGGGTGCTATCGGCGTATGGCTGGGGTTTCCGCTGGCCGATCCGATCATCGGGCTCTTGATCACGGTGGCCATCTTCGCGATCGTCTGGCAGTCTTCGAAGGCAGTCCTCACGCGCATGCTCGACGGTGTCGAGCCCGGCATCGTCGATGAAATCCATCATGCCGCCGAGCACGTGCCCGGTATCGAACGTGTCCAAAGCGTGCAGGCGCGCTGGATCGGCCACCGCCTGCATGCCGACGTCGCCATCAGTGTCGCCGACGCGGCGACGGCCAAGGATGTGCTGGGCGTCACCGAAGCCCTCAAGGAGGAACTGTTCGCCCACTTGCCGGCGTTGGCGGAAGCGAATGTGCGTCTGGAAAGCCCGGCCGGATCTGCCGAAAAGGGCACGGAACCCTCTCACGCTCATGGTCATCATGCGCCGGAGCCGTTCAAGGTCGACTGCGATCTGGCTGCGGGGACGCTGGAGATCGTCGACACGCCTGCCGGCGAGCGGATGCGTCTGACGATCGACCGGCACGCCGACGATTTGACGGCGACGGTGATCATCGACCGGCCAGAGGGGCCGGAGACGTTGCACCTCGATCCTGTCGCCGACAATCATCATCGCCTTGAGAGCACGTTGGCCCCTGCCGAGCCGCATGAATTCGAGGCAAGACTGGTCCTGAAGGCCAAGGATCGCGAACAGGTGCTGCCGTTCAAGATGGTCGAACCCGAAGGCCACCATCACTGA
- a CDS encoding nickel ABC transporter substrate-binding protein produces MSFNRRTFLQIGSGALGLAITDATFTKFAFAEGAAGTLRVAIAKPAGNLDPQSHYAIWAIQDLMFDPLVRYGKGGQIEPCLATDWKIEDGGKTLHLTLRKGVTFQDGTAFDAASCKWNLERWLGLDQFSWMNCSKYFQSLEVVDDHQVALHFKEPPLALMQELSYTRPPRFLSPKSVDANGKFVEPVGTGPWRQISADDTQSVFERYDGYWGDKPTYQRLEAKVIPDPRARVAALRAGEIDLVGGFWIAPLTPVEAKQLEAAGLNVVIDPGNVTLVMAFNPDRTEALKDPQVRKAISIGIDRAAISQALYQGFARPAGNLFSDALPFAGTQHDAPVRDVAAASALLEKAGWTGGPVRSKDGTPLTLEIVVSPDAVPGSRVVAEVIQSEMKEIGIDLIVRSVDHASKHTDMLERKYDLGFFLTYGAPYDPFGTVVALCLSTFNNDVEGKLFTDPANLDPLINAATAATGDQIAPSIQKVYDWLRDNDAIAPLVYVPSIWAHSKRVQGFTSPVTEYDMPYENIVLAE; encoded by the coding sequence ATGTCATTCAACAGGCGTACATTTCTGCAGATCGGGTCAGGCGCGTTAGGGCTCGCCATAACCGATGCTACCTTCACCAAGTTTGCCTTTGCCGAAGGGGCGGCGGGCACATTGCGAGTGGCTATCGCCAAGCCTGCGGGCAATCTCGATCCGCAGAGCCACTACGCGATCTGGGCCATTCAGGACCTGATGTTCGATCCGCTGGTGCGGTACGGCAAGGGCGGCCAGATCGAGCCTTGCCTTGCGACCGACTGGAAGATCGAAGACGGCGGCAAGACACTGCACCTTACATTGCGCAAGGGGGTCACTTTCCAGGACGGCACAGCGTTCGATGCAGCCAGCTGCAAGTGGAATCTTGAGCGCTGGCTGGGACTCGATCAGTTCAGCTGGATGAACTGCTCCAAGTATTTTCAATCACTGGAGGTGGTCGATGACCACCAAGTGGCCCTTCATTTCAAGGAGCCGCCGCTGGCGCTCATGCAGGAGCTTTCATACACGCGGCCGCCGAGGTTCCTTAGCCCCAAATCGGTCGATGCGAATGGCAAATTTGTCGAACCCGTCGGCACCGGGCCTTGGCGTCAAATTAGCGCTGACGATACACAAAGTGTTTTCGAGCGCTACGACGGCTACTGGGGCGACAAGCCGACTTATCAACGTCTCGAAGCCAAGGTCATCCCTGATCCGCGCGCGCGGGTTGCAGCCCTGCGCGCTGGCGAGATCGATCTCGTCGGCGGGTTTTGGATCGCGCCGCTGACCCCCGTTGAGGCAAAGCAACTCGAGGCCGCAGGGCTCAACGTGGTCATCGATCCCGGCAACGTCACACTGGTGATGGCTTTCAATCCCGATCGCACCGAAGCGCTTAAGGATCCGCAAGTGCGCAAGGCCATCAGCATAGGGATCGATCGCGCGGCGATTTCCCAGGCGCTCTACCAAGGCTTTGCCCGACCGGCGGGCAACCTGTTCTCCGATGCATTGCCATTTGCTGGCACCCAGCATGATGCCCCAGTTCGCGACGTTGCGGCCGCATCAGCGCTCCTGGAGAAGGCGGGTTGGACGGGTGGGCCCGTGCGTTCCAAGGACGGCACGCCACTGACGCTTGAGATTGTTGTCAGTCCCGACGCCGTTCCCGGCTCTCGCGTCGTGGCCGAAGTCATACAATCCGAGATGAAGGAAATCGGCATCGATTTGATCGTCCGCTCTGTCGACCACGCTTCCAAGCACACCGACATGCTCGAACGGAAATACGATCTCGGCTTCTTCTTGACCTATGGGGCTCCTTACGATCCGTTCGGCACGGTGGTGGCCTTGTGCCTCTCGACCTTCAACAACGATGTCGAAGGCAAGCTGTTCACCGATCCGGCCAACCTGGACCCGCTGATCAACGCGGCGACGGCGGCAACCGGGGATCAGATCGCGCCATCGATCCAAAAGGTTTACGACTGGCTGCGTGACAACGACGCGATAGCGCCGTTGGTTTACGTTCCCAGCATCTGGGCGCACTCCAAGCGGGTCCAGGGCTTCACCAGCCCGGTCACCGAATACGACATGCCATACGAAAATATCGTGCTGGCCGAGTAG
- a CDS encoding ABC transporter permease, whose translation MIHFISKRLKHSLVLLFMASLVCFTLVVSAPGNVAVLIAELRGAVATPGYVEKVAEEIGLHKPLLMRYAGWLGDAVRGDFGISYRTGQEVSADLPKRMLVTGTLIGGSGVVATLLGLALGFLGAFWPYRLPDRVSRGLALLGASTPTFFVGALMIYGFSVTFQLFPSFGFGGPESWVLPWVTVAVLPAAVLSRVVRVGLEEAMASPFVLTAKSKGLGRTAILFRDALPNIIPVFINALGTQVGLMTATAIIVEPLFAWQGVGDYFLQGVKFRDFMVVQACLLIFLAFFIVVNLIVDLAVLMTDPRIRRQWS comes from the coding sequence TTGATCCACTTCATCAGCAAGAGGCTGAAGCACTCCCTCGTACTGCTGTTCATGGCGTCTCTGGTTTGCTTTACCCTGGTTGTTTCGGCTCCGGGAAATGTCGCTGTTCTCATCGCTGAACTCAGAGGAGCAGTCGCAACACCGGGTTATGTCGAAAAGGTTGCCGAAGAGATCGGACTGCATAAGCCGCTGCTGATGCGCTACGCGGGTTGGCTTGGCGATGCAGTCCGAGGAGATTTTGGCATCTCTTACAGAACGGGCCAGGAAGTCAGTGCGGACTTGCCAAAGCGCATGTTGGTCACCGGTACCCTTATCGGTGGCAGCGGCGTGGTTGCGACCCTGCTCGGCCTGGCTCTCGGATTCCTGGGTGCCTTCTGGCCCTACAGACTGCCGGACCGCGTTTCGCGCGGTTTGGCTCTTCTCGGCGCATCGACACCGACATTCTTCGTCGGTGCGCTGATGATCTATGGATTCTCCGTCACCTTTCAGCTCTTTCCATCCTTCGGCTTCGGCGGTCCGGAAAGTTGGGTGCTGCCATGGGTCACTGTCGCGGTGCTGCCCGCCGCCGTGCTCAGCCGTGTCGTTCGTGTGGGACTGGAAGAGGCTATGGCCAGCCCCTTCGTGTTGACGGCCAAAAGCAAAGGTCTGGGACGGACCGCCATCCTGTTCCGGGACGCGCTGCCAAACATCATACCTGTGTTCATCAATGCACTGGGAACCCAGGTCGGCCTGATGACCGCAACGGCTATCATCGTTGAACCGCTGTTCGCCTGGCAGGGCGTGGGCGACTACTTTCTCCAAGGCGTGAAGTTCCGGGACTTCATGGTCGTGCAGGCCTGCCTGTTGATCTTCCTCGCCTTCTTCATCGTGGTGAATCTGATCGTAGATCTCGCAGTTCTGATGACCGATCCCCGTATCCGGCGCCAATGGAGCTGA
- a CDS encoding ABC transporter ATP-binding protein, giving the protein MHDELLLKVSNLTVDLLTAKAAVRPVDGVSYTVRQGECLAIVGESGSGKTVMNFAPLGLMPTGVTTNLSGSVRFDGRELIGLPESEIRKIRGKSIGFIFQDPMSALNPVRRVGRQIAEMAELHLKMTPRAAEERALELIKLVGISDPAARLRQFPHELSGGLRQRIVIAIALAGEPKLLIADEPTTALDVTVQAQILRLLKDLQRRLNMAMVLITHDMGVVAGAADNIVVMYATRAAERGPVDKVLVTPRHPYTRGLINAIPRREDPIGSEFRGLPGIPPTLGAPFKGCAFAPRCELAIPACTASRPPLARSADSAVVVACAVVNQRKAAA; this is encoded by the coding sequence ATGCATGACGAACTCCTTTTGAAAGTCAGCAATCTGACGGTCGATCTCCTCACCGCCAAGGCCGCGGTACGTCCCGTCGATGGCGTCAGCTACACCGTCCGGCAGGGAGAATGCCTTGCCATCGTCGGCGAAAGCGGTAGCGGCAAGACTGTAATGAACTTCGCGCCGCTCGGGCTAATGCCGACCGGCGTGACGACGAACTTGTCGGGATCGGTGCGCTTCGACGGGCGCGAATTGATCGGCTTGCCGGAATCCGAGATCCGTAAGATACGAGGCAAGTCGATCGGATTCATTTTCCAGGATCCGATGAGCGCGCTGAACCCCGTCCGCCGTGTTGGAAGGCAGATCGCCGAGATGGCGGAACTCCATCTCAAGATGACCCCGCGCGCCGCGGAGGAGCGGGCGTTGGAACTCATCAAGCTGGTCGGCATCTCGGATCCAGCAGCGCGACTTCGTCAATTCCCCCACGAACTGTCGGGTGGTCTCAGGCAACGCATCGTAATTGCCATTGCGCTGGCCGGCGAGCCGAAACTTCTGATCGCGGACGAGCCTACGACCGCTCTCGATGTGACGGTCCAGGCTCAAATCCTGCGCCTGCTCAAGGACCTGCAGCGGCGGCTCAACATGGCCATGGTGCTGATTACTCACGATATGGGGGTAGTCGCCGGAGCGGCCGACAACATCGTTGTCATGTATGCGACTCGGGCCGCCGAACGAGGTCCCGTGGACAAGGTCCTCGTGACCCCACGCCATCCGTACACGAGAGGGCTGATCAACGCGATCCCGCGGCGGGAAGACCCGATCGGTTCGGAGTTTCGCGGTCTTCCCGGGATACCGCCAACGCTGGGCGCGCCATTCAAAGGCTGTGCCTTTGCCCCGCGCTGCGAGCTCGCAATTCCCGCATGCACCGCAAGCCGCCCTCCACTTGCGCGGTCGGCCGACAGCGCTGTTGTCGTGGCCTGCGCGGTTGTCAACCAAAGGAAGGCAGCAGCATGA
- a CDS encoding HupE/UreJ family protein, whose amino-acid sequence MQGSCYQGLPCSPCARWRPALPVLLALLTLPLFGGAALAHAVAEGDKGYIQEITGINLLPFIYLGAKHMVTGYDHILFLFGVIFFLYRMKHIGIYVSLFALGHSTTMLLGVYFNVGINSYIIDAIIGLSVVYKALDNMGGFQRWLGFQPNTKIATLIFGFFHGFGLSTKIIEYNISPDGLVPNLLAFNVGVEIGQLLALAAILIVMGYWRRTDSFWRHAYTANTIMMTAGFVLIGYQLTGWVVS is encoded by the coding sequence ATGCAAGGATCCTGCTATCAGGGCCTGCCATGCTCGCCTTGCGCGCGCTGGCGACCCGCCCTACCTGTGTTGCTCGCTCTCCTGACCCTCCCATTGTTTGGGGGAGCTGCCCTCGCCCATGCCGTTGCCGAAGGCGACAAGGGCTATATCCAGGAGATCACGGGCATCAATCTGCTGCCCTTCATCTATCTCGGCGCCAAGCACATGGTGACGGGATACGACCACATCCTGTTTCTGTTCGGCGTGATCTTCTTCCTCTACCGGATGAAGCACATTGGCATCTATGTGAGCCTGTTCGCGCTCGGCCATTCCACGACCATGCTGCTTGGCGTCTATTTCAACGTTGGCATCAACAGCTACATCATCGACGCGATCATCGGCCTGTCGGTCGTCTACAAGGCGCTCGACAATATGGGCGGTTTCCAGAGGTGGCTCGGTTTCCAGCCGAACACCAAGATCGCGACCCTGATCTTCGGCTTTTTCCACGGCTTTGGCCTGTCGACGAAGATCATCGAATACAACATCTCGCCCGACGGGCTAGTGCCCAATCTTCTTGCCTTCAACGTCGGCGTTGAGATTGGCCAGCTTCTGGCGCTCGCTGCCATCCTTATTGTCATGGGCTACTGGCGCCGGACCGATAGTTTCTGGCGCCACGCATACACCGCCAACACCATCATGATGACCGCCGGGTTTGTGCTGATCGGCTATCAGCTCACCGGCTGGGTCGTCTCCTGA
- a CDS encoding ABC transporter permease, whose translation MELTMNRFKPALARLNKMPRVALIVIGLFVALGSFAPWLAPQDPSAQNLLETGQGPTAPHWLGTDHLGRDTLSRLIIAANTSLVSVGSVLIIAMTIGVAMGTIAGYHRGWVDDLLMRIVDVGLSIPSLITALAVIGIVGPGYWTMVLALSLAWWPMSGRISRAVAVSIMSKPHIEALRVLGASPCRIYFGHLLPGTIGAVMVYATADAGTAALAVATLSFLGLGIQPPTPEWGQMLVDALPYLESDPRQVILPGLALTAAVIGFNILGESIALNRIPKPLSRRTLALRRIEIAGWAKENSDA comes from the coding sequence ATGGAGCTGACCATGAATAGATTCAAGCCTGCACTTGCCCGGTTGAACAAGATGCCCCGCGTGGCCTTGATCGTGATCGGCCTTTTCGTCGCCCTGGGCAGCTTCGCGCCATGGCTCGCCCCACAAGATCCCAGCGCACAGAACTTGCTGGAGACCGGCCAGGGACCAACTGCCCCACACTGGCTCGGCACCGACCATCTTGGGCGCGATACGCTCAGCCGCCTGATCATCGCTGCGAATACGTCATTGGTCAGCGTTGGCTCGGTCCTCATCATTGCAATGACGATCGGTGTCGCCATGGGGACCATCGCGGGCTATCACCGCGGTTGGGTAGACGACCTGCTGATGCGCATCGTCGATGTCGGCCTGTCCATCCCAAGCCTGATCACTGCCCTTGCCGTGATCGGGATCGTCGGGCCGGGCTACTGGACCATGGTACTGGCTCTGTCACTGGCATGGTGGCCGATGAGCGGTCGTATCAGCCGGGCCGTGGCCGTCAGCATCATGAGCAAGCCGCATATCGAGGCCCTGCGTGTACTGGGCGCCAGCCCATGTCGCATTTACTTCGGCCATTTGCTGCCCGGCACCATCGGCGCGGTGATGGTCTATGCGACGGCGGATGCCGGGACAGCCGCTTTGGCTGTCGCAACGCTCAGCTTCCTTGGTCTGGGCATTCAGCCGCCCACGCCAGAATGGGGACAGATGCTTGTTGATGCTTTACCGTATCTCGAGTCCGATCCGCGCCAGGTTATCCTGCCCGGCCTAGCCCTGACTGCTGCGGTGATCGGTTTCAACATCCTCGGCGAATCCATAGCACTCAATCGCATTCCCAAGCCGCTTTCGAGGCGGACGCTCGCCTTGCGCAGAATTGAGATCGCCGGCTGGGCCAAGGAGAATTCCGATGCATGA
- a CDS encoding ABC transporter ATP-binding protein — MTHGPVLKVENLQTRFKSVQRGKFIHAVDDVSIELYPGEIVGLVGESGCGKSTLGRTIVGLEKASAGRVLLDGVDLTTLSGAALRESRRALQYVFQDPYSSLNDRQTVGETIDEALLISGLKSQSDRNHRTKALLDQVGLADALKDRHTRELSGGQRQRVAIARSLAVNPRVLICDEPVSALDLSIRAQVMNLFLHLQKDLGVACLFIAHDLALVRQAASRVYVMYLGKIVEHGPSQELYDHPGHPYSQMLLASTPEVDPIAEKQRRVPVMIGEVPSPTNPPSGCRFRTRCPLVVEECKQQMPPALKLSPGHSSACVFAKDLHRGKRSALISPTANAA, encoded by the coding sequence ATGACGCACGGTCCTGTTCTGAAAGTCGAAAATCTGCAGACGCGCTTCAAAAGCGTTCAGCGAGGCAAGTTCATCCATGCCGTCGACGACGTCTCGATCGAGCTCTATCCGGGCGAGATCGTCGGTCTGGTAGGCGAGTCCGGTTGCGGAAAGTCGACGCTCGGCCGCACCATTGTGGGTCTCGAAAAGGCAAGTGCGGGACGAGTCCTGCTTGATGGAGTGGACCTCACCACACTCTCCGGTGCAGCACTGCGCGAAAGCCGCAGGGCGCTTCAATACGTGTTTCAGGATCCATATTCGTCCCTGAACGACAGACAGACGGTCGGTGAGACGATCGATGAAGCGTTGCTGATCAGCGGGTTGAAATCACAATCCGACCGCAACCATCGTACCAAGGCGCTCCTGGATCAGGTCGGACTGGCGGACGCTTTGAAGGATCGGCACACGCGGGAACTGTCCGGAGGGCAGCGCCAGCGCGTTGCGATTGCCCGATCCCTTGCCGTGAATCCAAGAGTGCTGATCTGCGATGAACCAGTTAGCGCACTGGATCTGTCCATCCGAGCCCAGGTGATGAACCTTTTCCTGCACCTGCAGAAAGATTTGGGGGTAGCGTGCCTGTTCATTGCCCACGACCTTGCGTTGGTCAGGCAGGCTGCATCGCGCGTCTACGTGATGTACCTCGGCAAGATCGTGGAGCACGGGCCATCGCAGGAACTCTACGATCACCCTGGCCATCCCTATTCGCAGATGTTGCTGGCCTCGACACCGGAGGTGGATCCGATCGCTGAAAAGCAGCGCAGGGTTCCGGTCATGATCGGGGAGGTGCCGAGCCCTACGAATCCACCATCCGGCTGCAGGTTCCGGACTCGCTGCCCCTTGGTGGTCGAAGAATGCAAACAACAGATGCCACCGGCCTTGAAGCTATCTCCTGGGCACAGTTCGGCTTGCGTGTTTGCCAAGGATCTCCACCGCGGCAAACGTTCGGCGCTGATTTCGCCAACAGCCAATGCGGCATGA